A DNA window from Altererythrobacter sp. B11 contains the following coding sequences:
- a CDS encoding SDR family NAD(P)-dependent oxidoreductase produces the protein MIVADIKRKGGTMTSKHDNETTGTILIVGASRGLGHAMAAEFFKRGWHVIGTVRGPDRTSLHELADAHPDYVKIEQLDVTEPEQIAALRDRLEGPGIDILFVNAGTANDNQDETIAEVLTEEFIRVMVTNALSPMRVVEGMQDRVAPAGLIGVMSSGQGSISNNTNGGHEVYRGSKAALNQYMRSYAARHADDPRALVLMAPGWIRTGLGGPDAPFGMEETVPQIVTTLLAQQGKPGLQYLDREGRNVPW, from the coding sequence ATGATTGTTGCCGACATCAAAAGAAAAGGCGGAACCATGACCTCAAAACATGACAACGAAACCACTGGCACCATCCTCATCGTCGGCGCCTCGCGCGGCCTCGGACACGCGATGGCGGCGGAATTCTTCAAGCGCGGCTGGCATGTCATCGGGACGGTGCGCGGCCCCGATCGCACCTCGCTGCACGAGCTTGCCGACGCGCATCCGGATTACGTCAAAATCGAGCAGCTCGATGTGACCGAGCCGGAGCAGATCGCGGCGTTACGCGATCGGCTGGAGGGGCCGGGCATCGACATCCTGTTCGTCAACGCCGGCACGGCGAACGACAATCAGGACGAGACCATCGCAGAGGTTTTGACGGAAGAGTTCATCCGCGTGATGGTCACGAATGCGCTCAGCCCCATGCGGGTGGTCGAAGGCATGCAGGATCGCGTTGCGCCGGCCGGTCTGATCGGTGTCATGTCATCGGGACAAGGCAGCATTTCCAACAACACGAACGGCGGTCATGAGGTTTATCGTGGGTCCAAAGCTGCGCTGAACCAGTATATGCGCAGCTATGCGGCTCGCCATGCCGACGATCCCCGCGCACTAGTGCTCATGGCTCCCGGCTGGATTCGCACCGGACTCGGCGGTCCCGATGCGCCTTTCGGGATGGAGGAGACCGTGCCGCAGATCGTCACCACGCTTCTCGCGCAGCAGGGAAAGCCCGGCCTTCAGTATCTCGACCGCGAGGGGCGCAACGTTCCCTGGTGA
- a CDS encoding LysR family transcriptional regulator, protein MDTIDLNLLPALDALLAEGSVTAAARRLGLSASAMSRTLARLRAATGDPLLVRAGRGLVPTPRALALRERVHTLARDVRDVLSPQEGALDLATLERTFTIRANEGFIALFSAPLVAAVSAAAPSARLRFVAKPVKEAGPLRDGAIDLEIGVLGDFAPEVRTHLLFRDRFVGVVRDGHPLLSAPMTEERYAVARHVVVSRNGRFRGPVDAALEARGLTRAIVAVVPGFPDALRIARHSDLVALVTQSSLSDPRFADGLTSFALPVATPEIGVSALWHPRMEVDPTHRWLRDIVITACRPHRD, encoded by the coding sequence ATGGATACCATCGACCTCAATCTCTTGCCGGCACTGGACGCGCTTCTGGCTGAAGGCAGCGTCACGGCAGCGGCGCGGCGCCTTGGGCTCAGCGCGTCCGCCATGAGCCGGACTCTGGCCCGGCTGCGTGCAGCAACCGGCGATCCCCTGCTCGTGAGGGCAGGCCGTGGGCTGGTGCCAACGCCGCGTGCCCTGGCGCTGCGCGAGCGCGTTCATACGCTGGCGCGGGACGTGCGGGACGTTCTTAGCCCGCAGGAGGGCGCTCTCGATCTTGCCACGCTGGAGCGGACCTTCACGATCCGCGCCAATGAAGGCTTCATCGCCTTGTTTTCTGCTCCCCTGGTCGCCGCCGTGAGCGCGGCCGCCCCAAGCGCGCGCCTGCGCTTCGTAGCAAAGCCCGTCAAAGAGGCCGGTCCGCTCCGGGACGGAGCGATCGACCTTGAGATCGGCGTGCTCGGCGACTTCGCTCCGGAGGTGCGAACGCATCTTCTGTTCCGCGACCGGTTCGTCGGCGTTGTCCGCGACGGGCATCCGCTCCTGTCAGCACCGATGACGGAGGAGCGCTATGCTGTCGCCCGGCACGTCGTCGTATCTCGCAACGGGCGATTCAGGGGGCCGGTTGACGCCGCGCTGGAAGCACGGGGCCTGACCCGCGCGATCGTCGCCGTGGTGCCGGGCTTCCCGGATGCCTTGCGGATTGCGCGCCATTCCGATCTCGTCGCCCTGGTGACGCAATCAAGTTTGTCTGACCCACGGTTCGCGGATGGCCTCACCAGCTTCGCACTGCCGGTCGCAACACCGGAAATCGGGGTCAGCGCACTATGGCATCCACGCATGGAGGTGGATCCCACCCATCGCTGGCTGCGCGATATCGTTATAACAGCGTGCCGTCCGCATCGCGACTGA
- a CDS encoding putative bifunctional diguanylate cyclase/phosphodiesterase produces the protein MPGIGFAVALVLFGLWSLWITAERSDLATRDRQVRDVHLAIGATLDELTQSQAGVAIWDPAVAELEKPKPDLDWLDQNVGAWLNYVFNHELDLILDGTGRPVYAMEKGVRVRPDTFDRIEPELRPLLDGVRGLSRMPANPHERLPNQPLHPDSSVRTSPAALHATDLVMLDGEAAAVSVMRMVPDSRASTTAPGSEPLLISVRYLNSSLMRELQRVRGIVGARVTRSPAVGGSGEYSVPLSSFRGQRIGYFTWRPEMPGKAILGSVLLQGGGALAALLVLLAGLIFRIGKLMSRDARSIAVLEEARLELQAKEAQAQYLANHDPLTGLPNRALFGRFVEEAIAGMGEQWLVGVMLIDLDRFKNVNDTLGHLAGDRLIQSAAVRLADCVGDRGIVARLGGDEFAMCLADCSTTSQIIQVAKRVLGELQAQHYIAGSSLRVSGSIGISVCEGRGTDRAELLRKADIAMYRAKETGGNTYRFFSPEMDESIASRQVIERDLRLALQTGDQLFVAYQPKLEASSGRIIGLEALVRWRHPARGELAPDVFIPVAEECGLIAAVGEWVLGEACRVAKRWPSLSVAVNVSPAQFRSPGLAASIRSIVRGARVRPQQIELEVTESILLEDDTVLQAALKELRSAKFRIALDDFGTGYSSLSYLKKFNVDSIKIDKGFVKRLGQDPEAIAIVQAVIALGHAMSLSVTAEGVETEEQRCLLRAAGCNELQGFLFSKPVVESELATLINDARNPTWPSDSAEPVSA, from the coding sequence TTGCCCGGGATCGGCTTCGCGGTCGCGCTCGTGCTGTTCGGCCTCTGGAGCCTGTGGATCACTGCAGAACGAAGCGATCTGGCCACACGCGATCGACAGGTGCGCGACGTCCATCTCGCCATCGGCGCGACGCTGGATGAACTGACGCAAAGTCAGGCGGGCGTGGCGATTTGGGATCCAGCCGTAGCGGAGCTCGAGAAGCCGAAGCCAGATCTCGATTGGCTCGATCAAAATGTCGGCGCGTGGCTGAACTATGTCTTCAACCATGAGCTGGATCTGATCCTAGATGGCACGGGCCGCCCGGTCTATGCCATGGAAAAGGGAGTGCGGGTGCGACCGGACACCTTCGACCGCATCGAGCCTGAATTGCGCCCGTTGCTGGACGGGGTCCGCGGCCTCAGCCGCATGCCCGCCAACCCGCATGAACGCCTGCCCAACCAGCCGCTTCATCCCGATAGCAGCGTCCGGACGTCTCCTGCGGCGCTTCACGCGACCGACCTTGTCATGCTCGACGGCGAGGCCGCCGCCGTGAGCGTCATGCGCATGGTGCCCGATTCCCGGGCATCCACGACCGCGCCCGGATCGGAGCCGCTGCTCATCAGCGTTCGCTATCTCAATTCCAGCCTCATGCGCGAATTGCAGCGCGTGCGCGGGATCGTGGGCGCGCGCGTCACCCGATCACCGGCGGTTGGCGGTTCCGGCGAATACAGCGTGCCGCTTTCCTCATTTCGGGGCCAGCGCATCGGCTATTTCACCTGGCGCCCGGAGATGCCCGGCAAGGCAATCCTGGGATCGGTGCTGCTCCAAGGCGGCGGCGCGCTCGCCGCGCTGCTGGTGCTGCTGGCGGGCCTGATCTTTCGCATTGGCAAGCTGATGTCGAGGGACGCGAGATCGATCGCGGTGCTGGAGGAAGCGCGTCTGGAACTGCAGGCGAAGGAGGCACAGGCACAGTATCTCGCAAACCATGATCCGCTTACCGGGCTGCCGAACCGCGCATTGTTCGGCAGGTTCGTGGAAGAAGCGATTGCAGGCATGGGCGAGCAATGGCTGGTCGGAGTGATGCTGATCGACCTGGATCGCTTCAAGAACGTCAACGATACGCTGGGCCATCTTGCAGGCGACAGGCTGATTCAGAGCGCTGCCGTCAGGCTCGCCGATTGCGTCGGAGACCGTGGCATCGTGGCACGTCTGGGCGGTGACGAATTTGCGATGTGCCTCGCGGACTGCAGCACTACCAGCCAAATCATCCAGGTGGCCAAACGGGTTCTGGGGGAACTGCAGGCCCAACATTACATCGCGGGATCCTCTTTGCGGGTGAGCGGCAGCATAGGGATCTCAGTATGCGAGGGGCGGGGGACCGACAGGGCGGAGCTGCTTCGCAAGGCCGACATTGCCATGTATCGGGCCAAGGAGACCGGGGGCAATACATATCGCTTCTTCAGCCCTGAAATGGATGAAAGCATCGCGAGCCGACAGGTTATCGAACGCGATTTGAGGCTGGCGCTTCAAACCGGCGATCAGTTGTTCGTGGCCTATCAGCCCAAACTCGAAGCGTCCTCCGGACGTATCATCGGACTTGAGGCATTGGTACGCTGGCGGCATCCGGCCCGCGGCGAGCTGGCGCCGGACGTGTTTATCCCGGTGGCGGAGGAATGCGGCCTTATCGCTGCGGTCGGTGAGTGGGTACTGGGCGAAGCCTGCAGGGTTGCGAAGCGCTGGCCAAGCTTGTCGGTCGCCGTGAACGTCTCGCCTGCCCAGTTCCGGTCGCCGGGACTGGCGGCATCGATCCGTTCGATCGTGCGCGGCGCCCGCGTGAGGCCGCAGCAGATCGAGCTGGAGGTCACGGAAAGCATCTTGCTCGAGGATGACACCGTGCTCCAGGCGGCCTTGAAGGAGCTACGGTCGGCGAAGTTCCGCATCGCGTTGGACGACTTCGGCACCGGCTATTCCAGCCTGAGCTATCTGAAAAAGTTCAATGTCGATAGCATCAAGATCGACAAGGGCTTTGTGAAACGCCTGGGCCAGGATCCCGAGGCGATCGCCATCGTACAGGCGGTCATCGCCCTGGGGCATGCGATGTCGCTTTCGGTAACCGCCGAAGGCGTGGAAACCGAGGAACAACGGTGCCTGCTCCGAGCTGCAGGGTGCAACGAGCTTCAAGGCTTTCTTTTTTCAAAGCCAGTGGTCGAAAGCGAACTGGCAACGCTGATCAACGATGCGCGTAATCCCACATGGCCGAGTGATTCTGCAGAGCCTGTGTCGGCCTAG
- a CDS encoding DUF6351 family protein: MRIFWIALAAPLLAGATVPNGAADQPADLADRCAAMRGQEIWPGTIISSARHIAASPASAPAEAGAPPTPPLPAHCLVEGTIDPHRGNDGTQYGIGFALALPDAWNGRFLLQGGGGMNGVVRAPIGPVASGDRPALARGFAVISHDGGHEGAVFDQSFMADQRAALDFAETAVLKAAQRGKALTETYYGRPIGHSYMTGCSTGGREGMLAMQRYPELFDGIVIGAPAMRPGYSNFGIEYATVQLNRAAPRDAEGLPIISQIFSAADRKTILTGLLDQCDARDGRADGMIMNVAQCHFAPERLQCTGEKKDGCLSAAQVDGLKRAFAGPKDAAGYPVYVPIPWDTGIVDMKPGQLPGYLPTGAPGVFGPPSRALDIDVDARLQALRADANARLTDTNVWTNLSTFLGHGGKALFFHGVSDPWFSAFDTWDYWQRAVAANGTAFADASRFYMVPGMMHCQGGNSFETFDLLTPLVDWVERNQPAERVTAWRKDHSEERPMCPHPAYAHFDGGDPAAAASYSCRMPKEG; this comes from the coding sequence ATGCGCATATTCTGGATCGCGCTTGCCGCGCCGCTTTTGGCAGGGGCCACCGTTCCGAATGGCGCCGCCGATCAGCCGGCCGATCTCGCTGACCGCTGCGCAGCGATGCGCGGGCAGGAGATATGGCCCGGCACGATCATATCCTCCGCGCGCCATATCGCAGCGTCCCCGGCAAGCGCGCCCGCCGAAGCGGGAGCTCCGCCAACTCCGCCCCTGCCGGCGCACTGCCTGGTGGAAGGCACGATAGACCCGCACCGCGGCAACGATGGGACGCAATATGGGATCGGCTTCGCGCTGGCCTTGCCCGATGCCTGGAACGGCCGCTTCCTGCTGCAGGGCGGCGGCGGCATGAATGGCGTGGTGCGGGCACCGATCGGCCCGGTCGCCTCAGGAGACCGCCCCGCCCTCGCCCGCGGATTCGCCGTGATCAGCCATGATGGCGGGCACGAAGGCGCGGTTTTCGACCAGAGCTTCATGGCGGATCAGCGCGCGGCGCTCGACTTCGCCGAAACGGCCGTGCTGAAGGCCGCGCAGCGCGGGAAGGCGCTGACCGAGACTTATTACGGCAGGCCGATCGGCCATAGCTATATGACGGGCTGCTCCACCGGAGGCCGCGAAGGCATGCTTGCCATGCAGCGCTATCCCGAACTGTTCGACGGTATCGTGATCGGGGCGCCGGCGATGCGGCCCGGCTACTCCAATTTCGGCATCGAATACGCGACCGTGCAGCTGAACCGCGCGGCGCCGCGCGATGCTGAAGGGCTCCCGATCATTTCACAGATTTTCTCCGCCGCGGACCGGAAGACGATCCTCACCGGCCTGCTCGATCAGTGTGACGCGCGGGACGGTCGCGCCGATGGCATGATCATGAATGTGGCCCAATGCCATTTCGCGCCGGAACGCCTGCAATGTACGGGCGAGAAGAAGGACGGATGCCTGTCCGCTGCCCAGGTGGATGGCCTGAAGCGCGCCTTCGCCGGGCCAAAGGACGCCGCGGGGTATCCGGTGTATGTGCCGATCCCCTGGGATACGGGCATCGTAGACATGAAGCCCGGCCAGCTGCCCGGCTATCTCCCCACTGGAGCGCCGGGCGTGTTCGGCCCGCCCTCCCGTGCTCTGGACATTGATGTGGACGCGCGCCTGCAGGCGCTGCGCGCGGACGCGAACGCCCGGCTGACCGACACGAATGTCTGGACCAACCTCTCCACCTTCTTGGGCCACGGCGGGAAGGCGCTGTTCTTCCACGGCGTCAGCGACCCGTGGTTCTCGGCCTTCGACACCTGGGATTACTGGCAGCGCGCTGTCGCCGCGAACGGGACGGCCTTCGCCGACGCCAGCCGCTTCTACATGGTCCCCGGCATGATGCACTGCCAAGGGGGCAATTCCTTCGAGACCTTCGACCTGCTCACACCGCTGGTGGACTGGGTGGAGCGGAATCAGCCCGCCGAACGGGTAACCGCGTGGCGAAAAGACCATTCAGAAGAGCGGCCAATGTGCCCCCATCCTGCCTATGCGCATTTCGACGGCGGCGATCCGGCTGCGGCGGCGAGCTATTCCTGCCGGATGCCGAAGGAAGGGTAA
- a CDS encoding zinc-dependent alcohol dehydrogenase family protein, with product MTRAVRIHELGGPEVLRIEDIDIGDPAAGEVRIRVEAVGLNRAEAMYRAGRYPVTPQLPSLIGYEGVGVIEALGDGVEGFEIGQRVCVLPMIQQGQYGIWAEAAIVPARILLPAPPGLTPAEAASIWMQYMTAFALIEVADIGIGDGVIVRAASSSVGIAAIQLANWAGAISIACTRKHDKTEALLAQGAAHVIATEEEDLVARVMEITGGKGARTAFDPVGGPYVETLASALAPRGILFIYGGLSGQETPYPHWQCAFKGLSMRGWVASEIWNHPHRYKAAQEKILAGLAGGHLRPVIAREFRGLDQLAEANRFLESNQQVGKVVVTI from the coding sequence ATGACCAGGGCCGTTCGCATTCACGAACTCGGCGGGCCGGAGGTGCTCCGCATTGAGGATATCGACATCGGCGATCCCGCCGCGGGCGAAGTGCGCATCAGGGTGGAGGCTGTCGGGCTCAATCGCGCCGAGGCGATGTATCGCGCCGGGCGCTATCCGGTGACGCCGCAGTTGCCGAGCCTGATCGGCTATGAGGGCGTGGGCGTGATCGAGGCGCTGGGCGACGGCGTGGAAGGATTCGAAATCGGCCAGCGCGTCTGCGTGCTGCCGATGATCCAGCAGGGCCAGTATGGCATCTGGGCGGAGGCCGCGATCGTGCCCGCGCGCATCCTGCTCCCCGCCCCGCCCGGCCTCACACCAGCCGAAGCCGCATCTATCTGGATGCAGTATATGACGGCCTTCGCTCTCATCGAGGTCGCCGACATCGGCATCGGCGACGGCGTGATCGTTCGCGCCGCTTCCTCCAGCGTCGGGATAGCGGCGATCCAACTCGCCAATTGGGCCGGCGCAATCTCGATCGCCTGCACGCGCAAGCATGACAAGACCGAGGCCCTGCTGGCGCAAGGCGCGGCGCATGTGATCGCCACGGAGGAAGAGGACCTGGTCGCGCGGGTAATGGAGATCACCGGCGGCAAGGGCGCGCGCACCGCCTTCGATCCCGTGGGCGGCCCCTATGTCGAAACGCTGGCGAGCGCCCTCGCCCCACGTGGAATCCTGTTCATCTATGGCGGGCTGAGCGGCCAGGAGACGCCCTATCCGCACTGGCAATGCGCCTTCAAGGGCCTGTCCATGCGCGGCTGGGTGGCGAGCGAGATCTGGAACCACCCGCATCGCTACAAGGCCGCGCAGGAGAAGATCCTCGCCGGCCTTGCGGGCGGGCATCTGCGGCCCGTGATCGCGCGCGAGTTCCGCGGGCTCGATCAGCTGGCGGAGGCCAACCGGTTCCTCGAATCCAATCAGCAGGTCGGCAAGGTCGTCGTCACCATCTGA
- a CDS encoding TonB-dependent receptor domain-containing protein, which produces MKRLHNMGLHKALLLAGCAGTFAFSAPAVAQDSAGEGAQQNTIVVTGSRIQRADFENNSPTVTVDEALLEQSSTAAIEVNLNKLPQFTPAQTPQAGADIQPTATNTPGAATVSLRGIGSNRNLVLIDGRRGTPANAQGVIDITSIPSAAIERVEIISGGASSTYGADAVAGVTNFILKKNFQGLELDGQVGITQEGDGFEYQLSGIMGTDFDDGRGNISLAMSMNTREANIRSDRKWYRDLYADPSTGLNASGGAQFFIDNPGILLDGTRGNYASGLTTLFPQGRFSPNVQGTTVYLDSNGNPFVNGSFFDTSGIYGAPFTRYVNYYGNTDPVDGYNTKITDTGTLVQNNTELFLVLPLTRYNFLARGNYEINDWIGVFGQAMFSHVETFTRNEPGPITGGWGVSVDPTGLDQDQLPAAMWDLLNSRADPSAPFAITTLLPDNRETSTDVMTYNLVAGLEGSIPGTDWTWDASVNHGVSSVNAIQTGIYSLERLRAVVQAPNFGRGATFTGNAAGGGFGASTATCTSGLNFFVPPEGGFSEDCLEAIRADLKNRTYTRQTIVEANMQGALAKLPAGDLRAAIGATYRELDFEFTNDTLTTQGRSFNDQALGIYPSGNSEGFFDVKEIYGELLVPVLADIPGIQQFNLELGGRISDYSTTGTSYTYKALGDWEVTDWLRFRGGYNRAERAPNLAELYLARQQTFGTNTVGDLCSRANPGPYSANPANANGDAVYQTCLAMMPNQQASDAYYNGGPGVTDNSTFGFAWPSAIGNPNLRPEKADTWTAGMVLNSPFNSSLLSRARLTVDYYNISVKDAIGQQTVAIAQRTCFDPSLNPLVTSDPAAAAQTAACRAIARNATTGGLENVNLTYVNNGRFRVQGIDAQLDWGADVGPGTLGLNVQFTYLLSFKAAELPTDPLLEFAGTQGPTSSGLNGNNYDYRVFTTLNYRIDSFMLGLQWQHLPSIEDATEAQFPTTTVGAPAYNIFYLNGSYGLTEDVTIRFGIDNLFNKAPPRVTYNPGNTNPLGTGNQAGGSLGTGFYDDNGRRFYLGANIKF; this is translated from the coding sequence GTGAAGAGATTGCATAACATGGGGCTTCATAAGGCCCTCCTGCTGGCGGGTTGCGCCGGCACGTTCGCCTTTTCGGCGCCAGCAGTCGCGCAGGATAGCGCTGGCGAAGGCGCTCAGCAGAACACCATCGTCGTCACCGGCTCGCGCATCCAGCGGGCCGATTTCGAGAACAACAGCCCGACGGTGACTGTTGACGAAGCTCTTCTGGAGCAATCGTCGACCGCGGCCATCGAAGTCAACCTGAACAAGCTGCCGCAGTTCACGCCGGCGCAGACCCCGCAGGCGGGCGCCGACATTCAGCCGACGGCGACCAATACGCCGGGCGCGGCCACAGTGTCGCTGCGTGGCATCGGCTCCAACCGCAATCTCGTGCTGATCGACGGTCGTCGGGGCACGCCCGCGAATGCTCAGGGCGTGATCGACATCACGTCGATCCCTAGCGCGGCGATCGAGCGCGTGGAGATCATCTCCGGCGGCGCTTCGTCCACCTACGGCGCGGACGCTGTGGCCGGCGTCACCAACTTCATCCTGAAGAAGAACTTCCAGGGCCTCGAGCTCGACGGTCAGGTCGGCATCACCCAGGAAGGTGACGGCTTCGAATATCAGCTGTCCGGTATCATGGGCACCGATTTCGACGATGGTCGCGGCAACATCAGCCTCGCCATGTCGATGAACACTCGCGAAGCGAATATCCGCAGCGATCGTAAGTGGTATCGTGACCTCTACGCCGATCCCAGCACTGGTCTGAATGCCAGCGGCGGCGCACAGTTCTTCATCGACAATCCCGGCATCCTGCTTGACGGCACGAGAGGGAACTACGCCTCCGGTCTCACAACCTTATTCCCGCAAGGGCGCTTCAGCCCGAACGTGCAGGGAACCACTGTCTACCTGGACAGCAACGGCAACCCGTTCGTGAATGGCTCCTTCTTTGATACTTCGGGTATCTACGGCGCTCCCTTCACGCGTTACGTGAACTATTACGGGAACACCGATCCGGTTGACGGCTATAATACGAAAATCACCGACACCGGCACGCTGGTCCAGAACAACACGGAACTGTTCCTTGTCCTGCCGCTGACACGCTACAACTTCCTTGCGCGCGGCAATTACGAGATCAACGACTGGATCGGCGTATTTGGCCAAGCCATGTTCAGCCATGTCGAGACGTTCACCCGCAACGAGCCGGGTCCGATCACGGGTGGCTGGGGCGTGAGCGTCGATCCGACGGGGCTGGATCAGGATCAGCTTCCCGCCGCGATGTGGGATCTCCTCAACAGCCGGGCCGACCCCAGCGCACCGTTCGCTATCACGACGTTGCTACCTGATAACCGTGAGACATCCACCGACGTCATGACCTACAACCTGGTCGCGGGCCTGGAAGGCAGCATACCGGGGACAGATTGGACCTGGGACGCGTCGGTCAACCACGGCGTTTCGTCGGTCAACGCGATTCAGACGGGTATCTACTCGCTTGAGCGTTTGCGGGCAGTTGTCCAGGCGCCGAACTTCGGCCGAGGGGCCACCTTCACCGGTAATGCGGCCGGTGGCGGCTTCGGCGCTTCCACTGCAACCTGCACCAGCGGCCTCAACTTCTTCGTTCCGCCCGAGGGCGGCTTCTCGGAGGATTGCCTTGAAGCCATCCGCGCGGACCTGAAGAACCGCACCTACACGCGCCAGACCATCGTTGAAGCCAACATGCAGGGCGCCTTGGCGAAGCTGCCGGCCGGCGATCTGCGGGCTGCGATCGGCGCGACCTATCGTGAACTCGATTTCGAGTTCACCAATGACACGCTGACCACTCAGGGGCGCTCGTTCAACGATCAGGCGCTGGGCATCTATCCGAGCGGCAACTCCGAAGGTTTCTTCGACGTGAAGGAAATCTACGGCGAGTTGCTCGTGCCGGTCCTCGCCGACATTCCCGGCATCCAGCAGTTCAACCTTGAACTCGGCGGCCGTATCTCCGACTACAGCACCACGGGTACCAGCTACACTTACAAAGCACTCGGTGACTGGGAAGTGACCGATTGGCTGCGCTTCCGCGGCGGCTACAACCGCGCGGAGCGTGCTCCGAACCTGGCCGAACTCTACCTGGCACGCCAGCAGACCTTCGGCACCAACACCGTGGGCGATCTATGCTCGCGCGCCAATCCTGGGCCCTACTCGGCCAACCCGGCAAATGCCAATGGCGATGCGGTTTATCAGACCTGCCTCGCGATGATGCCCAACCAACAGGCATCGGACGCCTATTATAACGGCGGCCCGGGCGTAACCGACAACTCGACCTTCGGCTTTGCCTGGCCGAGCGCAATCGGCAACCCCAATCTCCGCCCGGAGAAGGCGGATACGTGGACGGCCGGCATGGTGTTGAATTCGCCGTTCAACAGCTCGTTGCTGTCCCGCGCGCGCTTGACCGTTGATTATTACAACATCTCGGTGAAGGATGCGATCGGGCAGCAGACCGTGGCGATAGCACAGCGCACCTGTTTCGATCCCAGCCTCAATCCGCTGGTAACCTCGGATCCGGCAGCAGCCGCACAGACAGCTGCTTGTCGTGCTATTGCGCGCAATGCCACAACGGGCGGTCTGGAGAACGTGAACCTCACCTACGTCAACAACGGTCGGTTCCGCGTGCAGGGTATTGACGCTCAGCTTGACTGGGGCGCCGATGTGGGACCGGGCACTCTCGGCCTGAACGTGCAGTTCACCTATCTGCTTTCGTTCAAGGCTGCGGAGCTTCCCACGGATCCTCTGCTGGAGTTCGCGGGCACTCAGGGCCCGACGTCAAGCGGCTTGAACGGAAATAATTACGATTATCGCGTGTTCACGACGCTCAACTATCGGATCGACAGCTTTATGCTGGGTCTGCAGTGGCAGCACCTGCCTTCGATCGAAGATGCGACGGAAGCCCAGTTCCCGACCACGACGGTGGGCGCACCAGCTTACAACATCTTCTATCTGAACGGCAGCTATGGGCTTACCGAAGACGTGACCATTCGCTTCGGTATCGACAATTTGTTCAACAAGGCTCCGCCGCGGGTCACGTACAACCCGGGTAACACCAATCCGCTCGGTACAGGGAACCAGGCCGGCGGCAGCCTCGGAACCGGGTTCTATGACGATAACGGCCGCCGCTTCTATCTGGGCGCGAACATCAAGTTCTAA